The following proteins are co-located in the Candida dubliniensis CD36 chromosome 3, complete sequence genome:
- a CDS encoding uncharacterized protein ybl028c homologue, putative (In S. cerevisiae: predicted to be involved in ribosome biogenesis; localizes to the nucleolus) produces MAKSLRSKSKLQAKSIKRKGEFSKYDEGRSKRIANRLAEETKKQEEAKKQQEQTQTGTETMDIEDDKDKKVSTSGWRDSRSQAYKQRKLKNKNKKKTLKF; encoded by the coding sequence atggcCAAATCATTAAGATCGAAATCCAAATTACAAGCCAAATctattaaaagaaaaggagaATTTAGTAAATATGATGAAGGTAGAAGTAAAAGAATAGCGAATAGGTTAGCTGAAGAGACCaagaaacaagaagaagccaaaaagcaacaagaacaaaCCCAAACTGGAACAGAAACTATGGATATAGAGgatgataaagataaaaaagTGAGTACTTCAGGTTGGAGAGATTCTCGATCTCAAGCatataaacaaagaaaactcaagaataagaataagaaaaagacCCTTAAATTTTAA
- a CDS encoding AIR carboxylase, putative (Similar to S. cerevisiae ADE2;~In S. cerevisiae: catalyzes a step in the 'de novo' purine nucleotide biosynthetic pathway; red pigment accumulates in mutant cells deprived of adenine) codes for MDSKTIGILGGGQLGRMIVEAAHRLNIKTVILDAAKSPAKQINALDDHVDGSFTNYESIVKLAEKADVLTVEIEHVDVDALIKVQKKFPDVEIYPLPETIRLIQDKYLQKNHLVSHGVAVTESVAVENNTIDDLLNIGEKFGYPYMLKSRTLAYDGRGNFVVKNKSYCEKALEFLKDRPLYAEKWCPFTKELAVMVVRSLEGEAFAYPTVETIHENNICHLVYAPARIPDTLAKKASILAKNAVKSFPGCGIFGVEMFLLENNELLINEIAPRPHNSGHYTIDACVTSQFEAHVRAVSGLPMPKGFTEFSTSITNAIMLNVLGDKESPNKELEICRRALETPHASVYLYGKTTRPERKMGHINIVTSSMQDAESRLSYILGDTTEIPKSLTVDKESPLVGIIMGSDSDLPVMAVGARILKQFGVPFELTIVSAHRTPHRMSEYAIEAPKRGLKCIIAGAGGAAHLPGMVAAMTPLPVIGVPVKGSTLDGVDSLHSIVQMPRGIPVATVAINNSTNAALLAIRILGAYDSKWLTEMNQYMLNMETEVLGKAETLEEIGYEDYLTDKLKK; via the coding sequence ATGGATAGCAAAACGATTGGTATTTTAGGAGGCGGCCAATTAGGTCGTATGATTGTTGAAGCGGCCCATAGATTGAATATCAAGACCGTGATTTTGGACGCAGCCAAATCACCAGCTAAACAGATTAATGCTTTAGATGATCATGTTGACGGGTCATTTACAAACTATGAATCGATTGTGAAATTGGCTGAAAAAGCTGATGTATTAActgttgaaattgaacaTGTTGATGTCGATGCTTTGATCAAAGttcaaaagaaatttcCCGACGTTGAAATATATCCATTACCTGAAACCATTAGATTGATTCAAGATAAGTATTTGCAGAAAAATCATTTAGTCAGTCACGGAGTTGCAGTTACAGAATCTGTTGCTGTTGAAAACAACACTATTGATGACttattaaatattggaGAAAAGTTTGGATACCCTTATATGTTAAAATCAAGAACTTTAGCATATGATGGTAGAGGTAACTTTGTTgtcaaaaacaaatcataCTGTGAGAAAGCTTTAgaatttttgaaagatCGTCCATTATATGCTGAAAAATGGTGTCCCTTTACCAAAGAGTTGGCTGTAATGGTAGTGAGATCATTAGAAGGGGAAGCATTTGCCTACCCAACCGTTGAAACTATTCAtgaaaacaatatttgTCATTTAGTGTACGCTCCTGCCAGAATTCCAGACACTTTAGCTAAAAAGGCATCCATATTAGCCAAGAATGCAGTAAAGTCGTTTCCTGGGTGTGGTATTTTTGGTGTTGAAATGTTCTTGTtggaaaataatgaattattgatCAATGAAATTGCACCAAGACCTCATAATTCTGGTCATTATACCATTGATGCCTGTGTCACATCGCAATTTGAAGCCCATGTTCGTGCTGTTTCAGGATTGCCTATGCCAAAGGGGTTCACCGAGTTTTCTACTTCTATCACTAATGCTATTATGTTGAATGTTTTAGGTGATAAGGAATCTCCaaataaagaattggaaatttgTCGTCGTGCTTTGGAAACCCCACATGCTTCAGTATATCTTTATGGTAAAACCACTAGACCAGAGCGAAAAATGGGCCATATCAATATTGTCACATCTTCCATGCAAGATGCTGAGAGTAGATTGAGTTATATATTGGGTGACACCACTGAAATTCCTAAATCTTTAACTGTTGACAAAGAATCTCCGTTGGTGGGAATAATAATGGGTTCAGATTCTGATCTACCAGTTATGGCAGTTGGTGCTCGtatattgaaacaatttggTGTGCCATTCGAACTCACAATTGTAAGTGCCCACAGAACACCACATAGAATGTCTGAGTATGCCATTGAAGCTCCAAAACGTGGCTTGAAGTGTATTATAGCTGGTGCCGGTGGTGCTGCTCATTTGCCAGGTATGGTGGCGGCTATGACTCCGTTGCCTGTCATTGGTGTTCCTGTTAAGGGATCTACTTTAGATGGGGTTGATTCGTTGCACTCTATAGTGCAAATGCCAAGAGGTATTCCTGTTGCAACTGTTGCTATTAACAACAGTACTAATGCTGCATTATTGGCAATTAGAATACTAGGTGCCTACGACTCAAAATGGTTGACCGAGATGAACCAGTATATGTTGAATATGGAAACGGAAGTATTAGGTAAAGCAGAGACTTTAGAAGAAATTGGATACGAAGACTATTTGAcagataaattgaaaaaatag
- a CDS encoding TEA/ATTS transcription factor involved in regulation of hypha-specific genes, putative (Similar to S. cerevisiae TEC1;~In C. albicans: involved in regulation of hypha-specific genes; required for wild-type biofilm formation) — MMSQATPSATPVRNANGQKKGKKLPLIVDVAIGNNGKQLYQVHESSKMVRKEMPRSTNFALNDDISDEGFFISQRNEERTPIRKTLGTLSPSSLNQKRIRDDVYDQGDDNSNDIDCQNIVYEQQQQPQHQPNMYENSNVGVVSHDPAAAAGHYGNTPIQHIPTGAYSRVQDNDIWSDDVEEAFEEVLRLIPKSGLNKIKIAGRSCGRNELISDYIFAKTGKFRTRKQVSSHIQVIKNLGQKLDIIQLINDGPIFNSHEEQVESTRKFEDVFSKINLNKSLGFSDSMKRKSDSLPMHLPATKRIRRKHSGNPLNKIKFSNFFMSVNDQYGMNPIVLTIQQNGNDVKSLKLKDNANISSRFPGLSDFKTCPHIPIIHNMVKILLPQLPESYNIDNGFSSSYALKYEEPENASPTHASIISTSKTYSLFTCVYSYGNEIVKFDEDGIQLNQDREFIPGFWKFFFGTFGDQSDDGGFSTAFKGVTIKQILYESSPNSVKKEQDASKVNKSKVKLVLLWEFAKVSECKDALTTTTKLVLPPRASNPNSNTTQEVFEYSQPALNSIGGTPTDTTSPIMDLNNSNLSGAATTIPGIRDTTHSASMPDINELPSSGKPQMKLQKTFQSMQHLQPHQMWQQQQQQQSQLYGGYNSSIASQQLNTSLTSPYAQHGMPVPQQPLAAFAPSAGVSYTHNSLHPSANMDLMMLSSVNGNSTIGHDYQFGNMGYTGGFTSEF; from the coding sequence atgATGTCACAAGCTACTCCTAGTGCTACTCCCGTGAGAAATGCCAATGGACAAAAGAAAGGCAAGAAGCTACcattaattgttgatgttgcAATCGGCAATAATGGTAAGCAACTTTATCAGGTGCACGAATCTTCCAAGATGGTAAGGAAGGAAATGCCAAGATCCACCAATTTTGCATTGAATGATGACATTTCCGACGAAGGGTTTTTTATAAGCCAAAGAAATGAAGAAAGAACTCCCATTAGAAAGACTTTGGGTACTTTGTCTCCATCTAGTCTCAATCAGAAAAGAATTCGTGATGATGTGTACGACCAAGGAGATGACAACAGCAATGACATTGATTGCCAGAATATTGTTTAtgagcaacaacaacaaccgcAACATCAACCCAATATGTATGAGAACAGTAatgttggtgttgtttcCCATGACcctgctgctgctgctggtCACTATGGCAATACTCCAATTCAACATATACCTACAGGTGCTTATTCGCGTGTCCAAGACAATGACATATGGTCAGATGATGTTGAAGAAGCTTTTGAAGAAGTGTTGAGACTTATTCCAAAAAGTGGCTTGAACAAAATAAAGATTGCCGGTAGATCTTGTGGTagaaatgaattaatatCTGATTACATTTTTGCCAAAACTGGGAAATTCAGAACAAGAAAACAGGTGTCTTCTCATATTCAAGTGATCAAGAATTTAGGTCAAAAACTCGATATAatccaattgattaatgatGGTCCTATCTTCAACAGTCATGAGGAACAAGTGGAATCAACCAGGAAATTTGAAGATgttttttccaaaattaatttgaaCAAGTCTCTTGGATTTAGCGATtcaatgaaaagaaaaagcgATTCATTACCCATGCATCTTCCAGCTACAAAGAGAATAAGACGAAAACATTCAGGCAATCCtttgaataaaattaaatttagcAATTTCTTCATGTCTGTTAATGACCAATATGGTATGAATCCAATTGTTTTGacaattcaacaaaatggCAACGATGTTAAAAGcttgaaattgaaagacAATGCCAATATTTCTAGCAGGTTTCCTGGCTTAAGTGATTTCAAAACATGTCCTCATATTCCAATCATCCATAATATGGTGAAAATATTGCTCCCGCAGTTGCCAGAATCATATAATATTGACAATGGGTTTAGTTCTAGTTATGCCTTAAAGTATGAAGAACCAGAAAACGCGTCACCTACACATGCCAGTATTATCTCGACTTCGAAAACTTACAGTTTATTCACTTGTGTATATTCTTATGGTAACGAAATTGTGAAATTTGACGAAGATggtattcaattgaatcaagaCCGTGAATTTATACCAGGATTTTGGAAATTCTTTTTCGGTACATTTGGGGATCAAAGTGACGATGGCGGCTTTAGTACTGCTTTCAAAGGTGTTACCATTAAACAAATCCTCTATGAGTCAAGTCCAAATAGTGTCAAGAAAGAACAAGATGCTAGCAAAGTTAATAAACTGAAAGTCAAATTGGTCTTACTTTGGGAATTTGCAAAGGTCAGTGAATGCAAAGATGCTTTGACTACCACCACAAAATTGGTTTTACCACCACGAGCACTGAATCCAAACTCAAATACCACTCAAGAAGTATTTGAATACTCACAGCCAGCTTTAAACTCGATTGGAGGCACTCCAACTGATACCACCAGTCCCATTATGGATTTGAATAATCTGAATTTGAGTGGAGCAGCAACTACAATTCCTGGTATACGAGACACCACACATTCCGCATCAATGCCAGATATCAATGAATTACCATCTTCAGGTAAGCCACAAATGAAATTACAAAAGACGTTCCAATCGATGCAACATTTGCAACCACATCAAATGtggcaacaacaacaacaacaacaactgcaACTATATGGTGGATATAACAGCTCTATAGCTTCACAACAACTCAATACTTCATTGACTTCACCTTATGCTCAACACGGTATGCCAGTACCACAACAACCACTAGCAGCTTTTGCTCCTTCTGCTGGAGTCTCCTACACACATAATAGCCTACATCCATCTGCTAATATGGATCTTATGATGCTTTCTTCTGTGAATGGTAATTCCACCATTGGTCATGATTATCAGTTTGGTAATATGGGATACACAGGAGGATTCACTAGTGAGTTTTAA
- a CDS encoding HAT complex component, putative (Similar to S. cerevisiae NTO1;~In S. cerevisiae: subunit of the NuA3 histone acetyltransferase complex that acetylates histone H3; contains PHD finger domain that interacts with methylated histone H3) has protein sequence MNSVSTNSYDFSLKPREETDFKEIYPDLDESCQLPVFVVERNTSSEETTNSRHAVNLSELKAPMYRRVPQLSLTPTNLRFSKQLSEYGFQNPSKLTSKSNPDTYIRPFQLNTSLKETTASIEKFIEKKKNLVEYDMDEQDYLFLRDRNSQPENVIKITPEVFEIMMTSLENQWFALELKMNSITTNGGNGSNDPGSNHKLLTIGHNNARYGNDDGIVPGSIYDQKCAVCNDSDCDNANAIVFCDGCDIAVHQECYGVAFIPEGQWLCRKCMINKNRTTECVFCPSTTGAFKQLDNSLWSHVICGLWINELYFANPIYMEPIEGMEGIPKSRWKLSCYICKQRVGACIQCCNRNCFQAYHVTCAKRAGLYMNMTQGIKGAISNKLTLKSFCEKHSPAEFDETKVLEGIRRTRLYFRDTKLLNEENARLSKDRETANKLNIFKWNTEANTPIAPKLFSDVLVKILYQLKVENQISLPEESTNEVLHLKVLPNRSKMEIDQDLRSIADEVCRYWCLKRKSKRGASLIRKNNNLISTSSILYDSNSLESNDVSEPKKKIDFAESLVNDIDRLISMGEMLTEEQEVNHEINSVNFDVVDSVYFPLKQLIEVTIMGLNNKFDSNETLQTYKPKSDNVISLNSISLKNSQYGYQSIDQLEQDVENLREYIYKDNKPSSAVYKKMKNWIAGFRKELPSLRLFEMEIMNDANNGKLLSFPYVKSAGTNTDLELIDYRVVLEENDLSEIDDDEIESDQNREDLQKFLQV, from the coding sequence ATGAATCTGGTACTGACAAACCTGTatgatttttcattaaaacCAAGAGAGGAAACAGActttaaagaaatataCCCTGATCTTGATGAAAGTTGTCAACTTCCTGTCTTTGTCGTTGAGAGGAATACTAGTTCAGAGGAAACAACCAACTCACGTCATGCAGTGAATTTATCTGAACTCAAAGCACCCATGTATAGACGAGTTCCGCAGTTGAGTTTAACGCCTACAAACCTACGATTTAGCAAGCAATTATCAGAGTATGGATTTCAGAACCCTTCTAAGTTAACAAGTAAATCCAATCCAGATACATACATTAGACCATTCCAACTCAATACATCACTTAAAGAAACGACAGcatcaattgaaaagtttattgaaaaaaagaaaaacttaGTGGAATATGATATGGATGAGCAGGACTATTTGTTTTTACGAGATCGAAATAGCCAACCAGAAAATGTTATCAAAattacaccagaagtttttgaaattatgaTGACATCTTTAGAGAATCAATGGTTTGCATTggaattaaaaatgaattcaaTTACAACAAATGGTGGGAACGGCTCTAATGATCCTGGGTCGAACCACAAATTGCTCACTATAGGTCACAATAATGCTCGATATGGGAATGATGATGGGATTGTTCCTGGATCCATTTATGATCAAAAATGCGCTGTTTGTAATGATAGTGATTGTGATAATGCCAATGCAATCGTTTTTTGTGATGGGTGTGACATTGCAGTACACCAGGAGTGTTATGGGGTTGCATTTATTCCTGAGGGTCAATGGTTATGTCGTAAATGTatgattaataaaaacCGAACAACGGAATGTGTGTTTTGTCCCAGTACGACCGGTGCGTTCAAACAGTTGGATAATAGTTTATGGAGTCATGTGATTTGTGGATTGTggattaatgaattatattttgCCAATCCAATTTACATGGAACCTATTGAGGGGATGGAAGGAATACCGAAAAGCCGATGGAAATTGTCGTGTTATATATGTAAGCAGAGGGTTGGTGCTTGTATTCAGTGCTGCAACCGAAATTGTTTTCAGGCATACCATGTAACTTGTGCCAAACGTGCAGGGTTGTATATGAATATGACTCAAGGTATTAAGGGTGCAATTAGCAATAAATTGacattaaaatcattttgtGAAAAACATAGCCCTGCTGAGTTTGATGAAACTAAAGTGCTAGAAGGTATAAGAAGAACTAGGTTGTATTTTCGTGACACAAAGTTATTGAATGAAGAGAATGCACGATTAAGTAAAGATAGAGAAACTGCAAACAAGTTGAATATCTTTAAATGGAACACAGAAGCAAACACACCAATTGCTCCTAAATTGTTTAGTGACGTTCTAGTCAAGATACtatatcaattgaaagTGGAGAATCAAATTAGTCTACCTGAGGAATCAACCAACGAAGTATTGCATTTGAAAGTTTTGCCCAATAGAAGCAAGATGGAGATTGATCAAGATTTGAGGTCAATAGCAGATGAGGTGTGTCGATATTGGTGCTTGAAGAGGAAACTGAAACGAGGGGCATCTTTGATCCgcaaaaacaacaacttgaTATCAACGAGCTCGATACTATATGATTCTAATTCTCTAGAAAGTAACGATGTTAGTGAGccgaagaagaaaatagaCTTTGCTGAATCATTGGTAAATGATATCGATAGACTTATTTCCATGGGGGAAATGTTAacagaagaacaagaagtGAACCATGAAATAAATCTGGTGAATTTCGACGTTGTTGATCTGGTATACTTTCCTTTGAAACAACTAATTGAGGTGACTATAATGggtttaaataataaatttgactCCAATGAAACTCTACAAACTTACAAACCCAAATCAGATAATGTCATTTCCTTAAATTCCATTTCTTTAAAGAATTCTCAATATGGTTACCAATCGATAGATCAGTTGGAGCAGGATGTCGAAAATTTGCGGGAATACATATACAAAGACAATAAACCGAGTAGTGCtgtttataaaaaaatgaaaaattggattgCAGGATTTCGTAAAGAATTGCCGTCGTTACGGTTGTTTGAAATGGAGATTATGAACGACGCAAATAATGGGAAATTGCTTTCGTTTCCTTATGTTAAATCTGCTGGAACAAATACAGATTTGGAGCTTATTGATTATCGCGTGGTATTGGAAGAGAACGATCTCAGTGAAATTGACGACGATGAGATTGAATCTGACCAAAATCGAGAAGATTTACAGAAATTTTTACAAGTCTAG
- a CDS encoding calcium/calmodulin-dependent protein kinase II, putative (Similar to S. cerevisiae CMK2) translates to MTKTSKFTPWDEDTGDTTTTANNTSYILSKKPLGDGSYSVVFECKNTSTGRHYAAKKYNKRLMYGFENMLKNEFKVLNRISLSHSHLLSLIDYFETEESFYLVTDLARGGDLWNKIADEGKLNEQTTRTITKQLVESVDFLHKHQILHHDIKAENVFFQSKHQDSILLGDFGLAKILQPQEKFHEISGTLSYMAPEMLDRKIGYDFPVDVWAIGVCVYFMLCGYMPFDCDDDDETKDAIRNCKYLFEPSEYWVDISSEAKDFILACLRVDPQKRFTPSQLLQHSFLKTNLAKPTITISSPLKRSFSNLSALQRDQIKNILQKAGGLSAPALSHSSSINERLERGRFDSLNKDATLHGAICPSPECVSIFSSPANSTSVSRDGSAINMFEESLKWDGSQKKALPLNTLRHEASFVL, encoded by the coding sequence ATGACCAAGACAAGTAAGTTCACACCTTGGGACGAAGACACTGGAGACACTACTACAACTGCCAACAACACTTCCTATATCTTATCCAAAAAACCCTTGGGAGATGGATCATATTCTGTAGTATTTGAATGCAAAAACACATCGACTGGAAGACACTATGCGGCAAAGAAGTACAACAAAAGGTTGATGTATGGGTTTGAAAATATGcttaaaaatgaatttaaagTCTTGAATCGAATTTCCTTATCCCATAGCCACCTTTTGTCGCTCATagattattttgaaactgAGGAAAGTTTCTATTTAGTTACAGATCTTGCTCGCGGCGGAGATTTGTGGAACAAGATTGCTGACGAAGGGAAATTAAATGAGCAAACTACTCGCACGAtaacaaaacaattggTGGAATCTGTCGATTTCCTTCACAAGCATCAAATACTTCATCACGACATCAAAGCAGAAAATGTATTTTTCCAAAGTAAACACCAGGACAGTATCTTATTAGGGGATTTTGGTCTTGCCAAAATTTTACAACCACAGGAAAAATTTCATGAAATTTCAGGGACTTTAAGTTATATGGCCCCAGAAATGTTAGACCGCAAAATTGGATACGACTTCCCTGTAGATGTTTGGGCAATAGGTGTGTGTGTTTATTTTATGCTATGTGGATACATGCCATTTGActgtgatgatgatgatgaaacaaAAGATGCTATTCGCAATTGCAAATACTTATTTGAGCCTAGTGAGTATTGGGTTGATATTTCCTCAGAAGCCAAAGATTTTATATTGGCATGCTTACGGGTTGATCCACAAAAGAGATTTACTCCAAGTCAGTTGCTTCaacattcttttttgaaaaccAACTTGGCCAAGCCAACAATCACGATTCTGCTGCCTCTCAAAAgatcattttcaaatttgtcAGCATTGCAAAGAgaccaaataaaaaatatactACAAAAGGCGGGAGGTTTGTCAGCACCAGCTTTGTCGCATTCGAGTTCGATAAATGAGAGACTAGAACGCGGGCGTTTTGATTCCTTAAATAAGGATGCTACATTACACGGAGCCATATGCCCATCACCCGAATGTGTTTCGATATTTTCATCGCCAGCAAACTCTACGTCAGTTTCTAGAGATGGGTCTGCCATTAATATGTTTGAAGAGCTGTTAAAATGGGATGGCAGTCAAAAGAAAGCATTACCATTGAATACCTTGAGGCACGAGGCAAGTTTTGTATTATGA